Genomic DNA from Streptomyces sp. PCS3-D2:
AAGAAGCTTCTGGTCGCGCCTGTCCAAATGGTCGATGCGGGCGGTCTCGGCGTCAAGGAAGTCGGCGATGCGGCGTTGCTCCTCTGCAGGCGGCGGGGCCGGAACTGAAACGCAGTAGGCTGCCTCTCGCGACAAACCGGGTACACCCACGTCCTGCGAGGAGCCGCGAAGGTCAACAGCCTGCAGCACGTAGTACAGCCATCGCAGATTTGATGAGGTGAGGTACTTGTCGATGTAGTAGGCCGTATCGATCGCGAAGCCACCGGTAGGCACCCAATGGACGGATCCGTAACTACCCTTCCTGCCGACCACAATCCCAGGTGCCCCGAAATTATGCGCATTATGGCAGCCGGAAACTCCCCCCGACCCCACCACTGGATAGTCCCCATCGACTCTTGCCTCTGACGCCAGTGAGTCGCCATAGGCCATGCGCGTCACTCGACGCAGCGGCACCATGCCCTTCATTCCGTCACCTCACTCAGCAAAACCTGAATCTCCGCCTCCAGCGACTTCAGTTCCGCGTCGATCTCCGCCAGCGGCCTCGGCGGCTGGTACACGTAGAAGTGCCGCGTGAAGGGGATCTCGTAGCCGATCTTTGTCTTCGTGTGGTCGATCCACGCGTCCGGCACGTGCGGCAGCACCTCGCGCCTGAGGTAGTCCTCGACGTCCTCGCCGAGCGGGACGTTCTCGTAGTCCCGCAGGTCCGTGTCCGGCTCGGTCGCACCCTTGACCTTCTGGACCTCGCCCTCCGGGTTCCGGACGCCGATCGTCTCCCGTACCGCCTTCACGAACGGCGCTCCCGTCGGCCACGTCAGGCCGGCCGCGACCACAGCATCCTTGAGCGCGATGAACGACTCGGACTTCGTCTTCCAAGACGAGCCGAGCAGCGTACGCGCCGCCTCCACGAACTCCTCGCTCCGCTCCAGCCTCGCCACCGGCTTGGCCTCCGCCAGCGCGGACAGGGTCTCCTCCGTGACCTCGAAGCGCAGCTTCAGCGGCCGCTCCACGGTGATGCGCTGGAAGCCGAAGTCCTCGTTGGCGAAGACCTTGACCTTGCCGTGCAGAGCGTGCTCGGGGTCCTTGGCGACCTGCAGCGCCTCCGCGTACAGCCGGGTGATGTCGCCGATGTGGTCGGGGCGGCCGTTCGTCCCGTCGCCCAGTTCCTTGCGCTTGTCGCCGAGCGACTTGCGCATCTTTACCCACTGGTCGCGCGCGTCGAGCAGGACGACCTTGCCTTTGTGGTCGGCGTCCTTGCGGTTGGTGAGGATCCAGAAGTAGGTGGAGATGCCGGTGTTGTAGAAGAGCTGGTCCGGGAGGGCGACGATCGCCTCCAGCCAGTCGTTCTCCAGGATCCAGCGGCGGATCTTGGACTCGCCGGAGTCAGCTGCGCCCGTGAAGAGCGGGGAGCCGTTGAAGACGATGGCGATGCGGGAGCCGCCCCCGCCGTTGACGTCCACCGGCTTCATCTTCGAGATCATGTGCTGGAGGAAAAGCAGCGAGCCGTCGTTGATGCGCGGCAGGCCCGCGCCGAAGCGTCCGGCGTCGCCGAGCGACTGGTGCTCGTACTCGACGTCCTCCTTGACCTTCTTCCACTCCACGCCGAACGGCGGGTTGGCGAGGATGTAGTCGAACTTCCGGCGGGCGTGGCCGTCGTCGGAGAAGGAGTTGCCGAAGCGGATGTTCTCCGGGTCCTGGCCCTTGATCATGAGGTCGGAGCGGCAGATCGCCCAGGACTCGGGGTTGAGCTCCTGCCCGTACACCTCGACCGTCGCGTCCGGGTTGAGGGCGAGGATACGGTCGTCGGCGGCGCTGAGCATGCCGCCCGTGCCGCAGGCCGGGTCCATGACGGTGCGGACGACACCCGGCAGGCTGAGGGCGTCCGCGTCGGGCGCCACCAGCAGGTTCACCATCAGCTTGATGACCTCGCGCGGGGTGAAGTGCTCACCCGCGGTCTCGTTCGACTGCTCGGCGAAGCGGCGGATCAGCTCCTCGAAGATGTAGCCCATGTTGTGGTTGGGCACGACGTCGGGGTGCAGGTCGAGGTCGGTGAACCTGCCGATGACCTGGTAGAGCAGGTTCGCGCCG
This window encodes:
- a CDS encoding class I SAM-dependent DNA methyltransferase encodes the protein MRGDYKQSDYGKVILPFTVLRRLECVLEPTREKVVETVDRFAGQDIDTGHFLRRASGHSFYNRSDLTLKKIAADPQNAAKNLQIYVGAFSDNAREVLDKYEFNQQVRKLDGANLLYQVIGRFTDLDLHPDVVPNHNMGYIFEELIRRFAEQSNETAGEHFTPREVIKLMVNLLVAPDADALSLPGVVRTVMDPACGTGGMLSAADDRILALNPDATVEVYGQELNPESWAICRSDLMIKGQDPENIRFGNSFSDDGHARRKFDYILANPPFGVEWKKVKEDVEYEHQSLGDAGRFGAGLPRINDGSLLFLQHMISKMKPVDVNGGGGSRIAIVFNGSPLFTGAADSGESKIRRWILENDWLEAIVALPDQLFYNTGISTYFWILTNRKDADHKGKVVLLDARDQWVKMRKSLGDKRKELGDGTNGRPDHIGDITRLYAEALQVAKDPEHALHGKVKVFANEDFGFQRITVERPLKLRFEVTEETLSALAEAKPVARLERSEEFVEAARTLLGSSWKTKSESFIALKDAVVAAGLTWPTGAPFVKAVRETIGVRNPEGEVQKVKGATEPDTDLRDYENVPLGEDVEDYLRREVLPHVPDAWIDHTKTKIGYEIPFTRHFYVYQPPRPLAEIDAELKSLEAEIQVLLSEVTE